The DNA window TTCTGTCAATCCAATTATCTGTACTTTCAGTCAGAACTGATTGAAAACATTTTTCCTTCTCTCCTGCTATTCTTTTTGAAGAACGGAAAAGAACGTTTCTGAACCTGTCCATTTTGAATTCTTCGACGGTAAACGGCTCCCCATCATCTATAAGTATTTTCAAATCACCAAAGAAATTACTGAAAGCCCAATTTGTAACCATCCTCTTTGCATCTTTTAATTTCTCTCTTATCCCTGGAGTATCAGGAAGAAGAATTCGGAACCGTCCGGCAGTTGCACTTATACAGCATAACGAAGGCAGGCCACAAAGATCAGTTACAAGCCTTGCAGCAAGTTTACAGTACATCGTAACCATAAATGAGCGGCCTCTTATAAGTTTAGCTACACTTTTCTGACTTTCGCCGCCTAAAGCAAAGATGAAATTCTGTATGCCGCTGAAATCTCCAGACACCAGCAACAGTTTTGTCTGGCTGTTCGGTTTCACTTTCGTCTCTTCCCAACCCCTGCATAGCACTGCTGCAATTGCCGAAGCAGTAAGCAGATGATCAGATAAAGGAATATCAGCGTATTCTTCAACTGTTGATGAGGGAACACAGGAAAACCATTTTTCCACAAGTGATGCAACTGTATCCAGAAAAACATTCCGGTTGTTTTTTATTCGGATTTTACTGAATTCATCCACAAAACCATCTACAATTTTTTTGTATGACACAGGTTTTTCAAATAAAGAAGGATTATATGCTTCATCCTGATTTATACTGCAGGCATCATAGAAATGCGCCTGTACCGCCGGTCTGCCCTCAATTGCAACCCTGGAGAATATTGATTGTAATGGGCGCTCGTAATATCTAAGGCTGTTATTTTTTCTTCCCTGCTCATTTTCCTCATCTGGCGGCTCACGGTCTGTTCCTGCGCTTGAACAGTCTGCAAGCTGAATTATCTGCTGAATAACATTGTCGCTGTCAGGATTGTGGTGCCGGTATGCAGCAGCAGCAAGAACCGATGAATTGATAATGCCTGCATTATCGAACAAAATTGAATTTACAGCTTTATTTTCAAAAAACTGTGCAGTCCATAAACAATGACTGTAGCTGTTACCGCCTCTTCCTGTAAGTGTCTGAAGATTCCTTGCAGAATCACTTAGTTTAGAGAAATCGCCTTTGTCATTTCTCTGCAGAGGCTTGCCAATATCATGTAGTAAACCAGCAAAAGACGATACAAAAACATTTTCAGTCATATATCCACCTCAATTCATTTTTCTACTATTTAAAGTTCATTTCCCATTTACAATTTTCATAACATCCTCAAAAATTTCTTTCAGCCCCGATTTAAACTTTTCCACACCCTTTGCATTATCACGATATCCACTGTGATTTATATCATTGCGCAGTTCTGACAGCCTGCTGTAATTGGCAGTCAGGTCTTTTTTAAGACCGATAGATTCCTGGATCTTTATTGAATCCTCAGACCTTTCACTGGATAACTTATTCCATTTCACACTAGGTATTTTTTGCGCAATTATATTAAATGCACAGGAAACAAGTTCTCTATTATCTTTTATTTGCCAATTAAACCCGTTTTCTTCACAAATCCAAGTAATAATAGTTTCCTGAAGAAGAGTAATGCCCTGCTGAATCAGGTCATGGTCGATACACCATTTTACTGCAGTAAACCCGTTAACAATATCATTTTCCCTGAAATCAGCAAATTTCGCGGATATCGTCTCCATGAGCGTTTTAAGTGGTGGATATACATTCTGATCATCACGCAATTCACCGACAATATCTTTAATTTCACGGAACTTACCACCCTCTACTATTTCTGAACCCCGTGCTGTACCAAAAAGCAAACCCGTTTTATCAAGAATTTCCGCAAGACCTCTCATTCTTATTGCAGTAGGGTTTTTCCCTTTGGATTCTTTCAATAATGGTTTACAATATTCTCTCAAGGCCTCTTTAATTCTCCCTGCATCACCAAACCTGTTAAATACATCAACCCCGGCCGCCCACGTCTGCATTGCATGGAAAGCTGTTAGATTGAATACCGGTGCATTTCTAGTCACAAGGGGGAAGCTTTCTACTTCTTTAATTGCCCCCAGAGTTTCAAAGGCTCCATAGAATATTCCACCTACATTAATGTTCTTCAATGTATTTAGATACTGGAGAAGTACCATTACCAGCATAGGAAGAGATCTGAAGCCATGTGTTATGTCAAACCAGAGTGTATCTCCCTTTTCTATATTTCTCTCAACAATGGAAAAGATATCCCAAATTTCTTTCTCACTGTTTCCTTCAGGAACATCTGTAACAGGTCTAATTCGTGCTTTAAGATTCAAAGTTTTCAGTTGTGTTTCCAAACCATTGATTGGCAGACCATACTCATCTTTTTCCTTATTATGACCACCATCCTTCCAGTTTTTCTTTTCCGCATCTTTTGTCAAAAAAACCAATATTTCGTCTTCTTTATTCCAATCTTTACAAGCATGTGAAATAACCGCTTCC is part of the Fibrobacter sp. genome and encodes:
- the cas10 gene encoding type III-A CRISPR-associated protein Cas10/Csm1 translates to MTENVFVSSFAGLLHDIGKPLQRNDKGDFSKLSDSARNLQTLTGRGGNSYSHCLWTAQFFENKAVNSILFDNAGIINSSVLAAAAYRHHNPDSDNVIQQIIQLADCSSAGTDREPPDEENEQGRKNNSLRYYERPLQSIFSRVAIEGRPAVQAHFYDACSINQDEAYNPSLFEKPVSYKKIVDGFVDEFSKIRIKNNRNVFLDTVASLVEKWFSCVPSSTVEEYADIPLSDHLLTASAIAAVLCRGWEETKVKPNSQTKLLLVSGDFSGIQNFIFALGGESQKSVAKLIRGRSFMVTMYCKLAARLVTDLCGLPSLCCISATAGRFRILLPDTPGIREKLKDAKRMVTNWAFSNFFGDLKILIDDGEPFTVEEFKMDRFRNVLFRSSKRIAGEKEKCFQSVLTESTDNWIDRKRWASTEKITSCSLCGREPADPRDRVGKNCCEFIDIGKNLTRERIINVNESSDGIYSRYEVLFGKPVDTGACAAIWEINNISKKSKEQDTILPQLNYSNVVPVAEKDDDDSGENELVCKSFDKMADTAEGFNALAVLKADVDNMGYVFSSGFGNSSSISRNTAISRMLNQFFAFKVPSMLLDEKYNNLYTVFSGGDDLSIIGPWNRIIEFSTELQKAFKHCTGSNPSFTISGGISLFKTGFPVYRAVENADAALERAKNDGRNRVNLFGLSMLWESEFDEQIRFMEDWKQFINKHGGEKGDTHKWSSMLYRFLKYWKQYDELEDNDIEKLAHRFRFIYDIRRNIPAIKNGEKWPGEDEPLKSLQVDLMGNHDFEKRKLFQFLKVGISLALYSTRRKTNNN
- a CDS encoding TIGR02221 family CRISPR-associated protein; its protein translation is MSNKFIAFLGTNIYKRCNYCFSDNTVVKGVRFIQEAVISHACKDWNKEDEILVFLTKDAEKKNWKDGGHNKEKDEYGLPINGLETQLKTLNLKARIRPVTDVPEGNSEKEIWDIFSIVERNIEKGDTLWFDITHGFRSLPMLVMVLLQYLNTLKNINVGGIFYGAFETLGAIKEVESFPLVTRNAPVFNLTAFHAMQTWAAGVDVFNRFGDAGRIKEALREYCKPLLKESKGKNPTAIRMRGLAEILDKTGLLFGTARGSEIVEGGKFREIKDIVGELRDDQNVYPPLKTLMETISAKFADFRENDIVNGFTAVKWCIDHDLIQQGITLLQETIITWICEENGFNWQIKDNRELVSCAFNIIAQKIPSVKWNKLSSERSEDSIKIQESIGLKKDLTANYSRLSELRNDINHSGYRDNAKGVEKFKSGLKEIFEDVMKIVNGK